In Heteronotia binoei isolate CCM8104 ecotype False Entrance Well chromosome 5, APGP_CSIRO_Hbin_v1, whole genome shotgun sequence, the DNA window CATCTGACGCAGCAGCCTGTTCTTTGGTGGGGCGGATTTTTCAAGAGAGCTGCAAAGAGGGCTGCAGGGGGCGGCCCAAAGGGAATTCTCAGCCTCTCGGAGAAATCCCAGAATTAGAAGCAGTAAGGCaacagagaagaagaaattgtatttatatcccatctatacactgaatctcagagtggttcacaatctcctttcccttcctccccacaacaaacaccctgtgaggtgggtggggctgagagggctctcccagcagttgccctttcaaggacaactcctatgagagctctggctgacccaaggccatcccagcagctgcaagtggaggagtggggaatctgaggcggttctcccagatgagagtctgcactcttagccactacaccaactgTAAAGGCAGCTGGCCAGAGGGGTAGCAAGCAAGAGGCAgagtgcctgtgtgtgtgtccttGTGGCTTGACTATCTCCTGGGAAGGCAGAGCTGCCAGTCCTCAGTGAGGCTGCCAACTAGAAGGATCTCCTCTCCTTCCtgttttttaagcagaggctagatggccacctgagcaatgctgatcctgtgaacctagggggaggtacttgtgaattccctgcattgtgcaacaggttggactagatgaccctgcagatcccttcgaactctaggattctatgcaaTATTAGGAGTGAGGTGCATTGTGAAGAAAATTACAATGGGTTGTAGGAGGCGGCTCTGGCCAAGtgcttggtgtcttcccacccacccaagtgaaggcaggcactcctccccacctcaaggggagttgatctctgccatctggagagctgttgtaattctgagtgatctccagccatcataTGGAGATGCCATTCACTCTCCACACCCCCGCCCCTCAAGGGGAGGTGATCGCTgtctgaactccagacaacaggtctctctccccatcctggagaaaataactgatttggagggtggactctggcattctaCTCACCTGAGGCCTCTGGCTTTACTGAccaaagcagcctgggttgcctagcaacaggctCTTCCCAGGGGGCAGCCATGGGCTTTAAGAAACACCCCCCGCAGAACCTGGCCTCCGGCTGTATCTGTGGCcattggaggctgcatgtgctgagaGGCCTCTCCGGCCCTTTTTGAGGCCGGTTGACAGAGAGGCCACAGAGAAGAGGGGGAGACGCGGCTGCCTCTGAGGGAAGACTGCTTGGGGAGGTTtcttcaacattcctgggcctgcagagGCAgcggagtcagccaatgggaggccagagatggtgactgaCGTGTGGTGGGCCAATAGTGTGTTTCCACCATAACTGTCAGAACTAAGATTGGTTGCCTTTACtggcagaatcagctttgctggctagcaaccgCCACTTGGGTGAGAGAAGGGAGCGGACTCGACCAATGGCACGCAAGggctcttgattgatagtttgaccgGCCAAAGCCTGATGCCCCACAGTCCCACCAAGCCCCAACCAATGAGGagggtcagatttgccaccacgacAGGAGAATTGTTACTAAAAAGAAGCTAACTGAACTGAAGACAAAAGCGACCAGTTCTAGAGGAGGTGGCTGCTTTATTTCCACGCTCTGCCCGCCCCACTGGTCAGCCCGGTGCCACTCGGGTTTCCCACTGGGAAGGCGTGGCTgtctttggctccacccccaggctgaGTTCAGGACTGCTGTGTTTCAAAGGGATGCCAGCGGCTCATTCTTCCTCAACGCAAGCTTAATATGCAGTTACTGATTTTTAATTGTCCGTGAGCGGCCTCCCAGTGCCTCTGCTTGAGAGAGAACGCATATCAAGGGGACCACTTGTTTCAGAACAGCCCCAAGATGGGCAGGAGGAAGCCCCAGCATAGACCCACCGGCCACTCTCCCTCCGCTGGAGGGGCCTTCGGGGGGCAGCATCAGGAGACCACCTGCAGGAGATGCTTCCAAAGCCGAACTCGCTTGGCTGCTCCGAGGCCATTTTTCGAGTAGAGGGGCTCCCCCACACCCCTTGTTCCAGCAGccaggcctcctcctcctccctgggcCCCCAAACAGAACTTCTCTTGAATGAAGAGGCCAGGCAGATGGCAGCAACTGCAACCAGGGTGCTgtcagaacagaagagaagtcctgttggaccaggccagtggcccctcccgcctagcactctgtcacactgtggccaaccccccccccaccccccggggcCATCAGAagctccaccagcagggccaggactccagaagtcttcccactcccccccccccccagcacaaaataagagaagccatcttgggtcaggccaagggcccctccagtccaacactctaaagtgtcacacagtagccaaaatccaggtgccaacAGTGAGgtcaggactccagaagccctccccctgtgcccccacccagcaccaaggagacagagcaaaagaacataaaagaaggccggcagcccctcctgccaatactctgtcacactgtggccgaaagaagagcagccctgttggtcAGGCCAGCGGCCCAACCAGTCCGACACACTAaagtgtcgcacagtggccaagaaacccaggggccatcaggaggcccagctGGTGGGGCTTGGTTTGATATTGTCTTTGAAAAATGGCTTCTACTTGCACTAGAGCTGTTCCCGTTTCACTTGCTCATCTTATTACTGCGAAAGACTCAGACATGCTTGCTTCTGCCAGTCAACAGGAGCAAAAGTGGCAGGGCGGAGGTGGGGAGAGTCTCCCCCCAGGATTTCTGCTGTCTCCTCTCTGGGTGCTGAGGTCTGCCTAGGCATCGCTTGCCCTCTTGCCCAAACCTGCCTGTGCAGCCAGAAGAAATGCCCCCGTGGCACAAAAGGCCTGGCTGGCACCTAACCGGAGCACAACCACCCTCCCTGCGCTGCACGCTGCTCACCCACGAGGCAGCTGGATGCACCAGGGCCTCTGGCCAGGAGGGCTGCAGGCTGAGCACTTGAcagaagccgccccccccccctgcagcttccattactttgtttgtcagccatgctggcctttttctatacTTATCTGTGCCTTTCCAaacctgtggtatatattttatctgagcttctaggactgtagttttaaagtCTCCATGCTTCCCCAAGGGTTCTGGCTGTATTCACCTTTCCTTTCGGTTTCCTCCTCACAACCTCTCTCggcttgaacacatattgacccaatcaatgcgCGGATAGTTGAAACCACCAATTAGGACACCGTTTTTACATTTAGTCCCcaatcctgcctccctccctctgaacaGCAGTCTCACCACAGACAGTAGCTGCTCTGCCCAGCACCAGCCCGAGCCCCGGGGCCTTCCGGTCATCGGGAAAGGGGCTGCGGCTGCTGTGACTTTTGACCAAGGGGGCTGCAGACCTCCCCTGGGCCCACCCAGCCGAGTCTCCTCCAGCAGCCAGGAAGGGCCGTGAGTCCTGATGGAAAGCAGTGTTGTTTAATGACAAGAAAGGACCAGAAGTGTTGAATGGGGAATGACTCTGATGATGCTCCGTGAGCTTATTACTCTCATCCCGAGAGTTCTCGTGTCGTTTACTTCAAAGCTGCAGTTCCTGGATTGTTTTCTGAAAACACCATCATGGACCTTTTCTGCTCCCCCTCCGCCTGACGCATGCCCCCGCCTTCCCTACCCCCCAAGGCCTCCTGGGGGCTGTCAGGCGGCCCCTCTTCTTCTGGCCTCAGAAAGGAGCCCACTTGGTGTGAAGGACAGCGGCCCAGACCCATAACCAAAGGAGCTCCGGCCCTGGAAACCTCGTGGGTCTCTGGAGCTGCCAGGCCCGAACATCCAGCCGCCTCTTCCAAGGCCAGCAGGGATGGCAGAGCAGCCCGGCCTCTGCTGCCCCACCAGCTCCACCGCTGCTAGGCCTCTGCAGCCCTCGGCCACGGATTGCCCCCAAAGGCTGGCTTGGGGATGGTCAGGCCTTAGACACGCGGCCAGCCACAGGGATCAAAGCTCAGCAATTAGAGAGAAGATGGAGGTTTTGCAagccacttgggcaggagagaggagcaggctGAGCATTGAGCACACGAGTACTCTTGGCTGATAGTCTGACGGGCCAAAGGCCGATGCCAGGCAGTCCGGCCAAGCCCCAACCAACCGGGAGGGTCagactggccacccctgcagggaAATTATTTGTGGCAGATTCTCTACAgatttaaaatgtggaatctgcttAGAAGAAGGTTTCTCTTCAAAGCATGGAAATTATCTAGGAAACGTCATCATTAAAAAGGAAGATTCCTATCTGATATGAATGGACTTTCTAGAGTATCCAATAAGGAAAGATTCCCAAGTGCAACTGATGgacttagaatcctagagctggaagggacctccagggtcatctagtccaaccccctgcccaatgcaggaaacccacaaacgcctcccccgaaattcacaggatcctcattgctgtcagatggccatctagcctctgttgaaaaacctccaaggaaggagagcccaccacctccaaaggaggaagcctgaggaactgctctatcagaatcatagaatcctagagttggaagggacatccagggtcatctagtctaaccccctgcacaatgcggggaaactcacaaacacctccccctaaattcacaggatcttcatcactgtcagatggccatccagcctctgtttaaaaacttcccaggaaggagagcccaccacctcccgaggaagcctgttccactgaggaactgctctcacaatcaggaagttcttcgtcatgttgagccggaaactcttttgatttaatttcaacccgttggttctcgtcctaccttctggggccacagaaaacaattctggtgaggggtctggagaccaagtcctctgaggaaagactgaaggagctggggatgtttagcctggagaggaggcggctgagagatgatatgatcaccatcttcaagtccttgaggggctgtcatatagaggatggcgtgaaattgttttctgtggccccggaaggtaggaccagaatcaatgggttgaaattaaatcaaaagggtttccggctcaacattaggaagaacttcctgaccgttagagcagttcctcagtggaacaggcttcctcctcaggaggtggtgggctctccttccttggaggtttttaagcagagcctagatggccatctgacagcaatgaagatcctgtgaatttagggggaggtgtttgtgaccctggaggtcccttccaactctatgattcctgactgtgagagtggttcctcagtggaacaggcttcctcctcgggaggtggtgggctctccttccttggaggtttttcaacagagtctagattgccatctgacagcaatgagaatcctgtgaatttagggggaggtgtttgtgagtttcctgcattgtgcagggggttggactagatgaccctagaggtcccttccaactctatgattctaattccatcccatcctctataggacatcccttccaagtccttgaagatggtgatcctatcccctctcagccgcctcctctccaggctaaacatccccagctccttcatgtTGAGTAAAACCTCGAACTTTTGTCCAAGTCCATTGTGATTATATAATCTATGATCTATTGTGACagctgttgtgctgctgctgaaaCCACAACATATACTTTTGCTACCAGGGTTGAGACACAAAGTGGCCAGAGCCcccctgctggatcaagccagggcaGGCCCATCAACCTGTTTCCCACTGGGAAGCCCCTGTCCCCTGGCTCTCTCCCCTGAAGGCTTCTTGGGCCTTGTCCCATCAAAGGAGCCAGCCTTACCATGCTAAGCAAAGAGCCCATCAGTCTGACTCCTGCTGTGGGGGCCAAGGGATGGCCACGCCAGTGGTGCTCCTCAACCCCACAAAGCAGAGAACGGCTGGGCTGaagagtggggaggagggggaaggcaggATGGGCTGGGGTGCTCCTGCCGGCTGCTGTCCCTCACACAACTGAGCCGCTCTCTGCTCCTGCCAGAGAgacccggagggagggaggggtcccTCTGAAGCagagagcagggggttgggcaaggccaccccccccccccacaaccaggGAGCTGACTGGAAGGAAGAAGCAGCTCAGATCCAAGAGCAACCATTGCTCTGCGGTCAGGCCTGGTGGCGCCCAACTCCCCCCGCCACCCTCCGCTtcacagctgccccgcccacgtCCTTtgctcttccaacttgccttccgTGCACCAGGTGTGAGGCCGAGGGCCCCTCCTGACGCAGAAGGGGCATCTGCAGCAGCACGAGGCCAAGGGACTCAGCAAAAGCAGCGAGGCAGGAGGCCCCCCGGCCATGCGGGCAAGAAGGCCGCGGCTCCCACCCCCCTACTTGTAGGTCCAGCAGGCGGTGGCCCAGCCCTGTCCCTTGCACAGCTCCTTGTGCTTCAGGAAGCAGCTCTGGACGCGGAACTTGCGGCCGCAGTCCTCGCAGGCGTAGAGGTTCCCGTCGTGCGTCTTCATGTGCTCGGTGAGGTGGTGCTTGAGCTTGAACTTCTTGCTGCAGACGGAGCAGCCGAAGGGGCGCAGGCTGAAGGTCAGCATGATGTGCCGGTCCCGCTTGGGCTTCACCGCGAAGCGCTTCCCGCACAGGCAGCCGAACCTCTTGCCGTCGGGGGCCGACATCAGCTTCACGGGGGCGTGCACCACCTGCCCGTGGATGGCGTGGGCAACGATCTCGTTCCCGTGGAGGTCGACCGGCTTCCAGGAGCTCTCCGGAAAAGGCACCGAGGAGTCCGAGGCCTTCCCGGAGAAGCTGGGAGTGGCCGTGGACGAGAAGGCCCCGCTGGGCAGGATGTAGCTGACCTCGCCGGTCTCCTGGATCTCCGCCTGGCACAGTCCAGGCACATCAGCCATGCTGAGAGGCCGGCCCAAGGCCTTGAGAAAGCCCGACTCGGGCAGAGAGGAGCCAGCGCCACTGCCCAGCACCGAAGTGGACGCCTCCTCTGCGTCAAAGCGCTCCTGCTTGATGTAGAAGACCTTGGGGGCCTCGTGGAGGGCAGAGCCTGTGTTCCCCGGCCCTTTGGAGCAGCCGTCGCGCTCCCCCTCCTCACCTTCGTCCAGGATGACTTTCACGGGGCTGTCTGTGGAGCCGCTGCACATTGGGGCCTGCCGCTCGtcatcctcttcctcttcctcctcctcctcttcgtcgTCGTCGTGGGGCACCTGGATCTTCAGCACCTCATCATCCGGGCAGCCGTCCTGCAAGCGACGCCCAGGCCCTTCCCCTCCGCTCGCAGCCTCCTCGCGGGCTCCAAagtagctgctgctgctgggcgaCTGGCTCTCGCTGGCCCGGCCCGGCCACGGCCGACAGGGCCCCCCCTCCAGCTCCTTGAGGATGCCCGAGCACTGGTCCACCACCTGCCACATCTGCAGGCCACTGGCCACCAGGAGGTGGCTGGGCAGGGCCTCCAGGAGCAGCTTGAGGCGCCCCGAGTAGATCAGCTGCAGCAGGTTCTCGAAGGCATCGGGCTCGATGACGCTGGGCAGGACGATGCAGTTGGTGTCATTGAGCAGCAGCTTGTCGTGGAAGTAGGGGGAGGAGGCGGCCAGAACGCTCTTGTGGGCCTGGAAGACCCGGCCCTGGACGTGGATGGAGATGTCACAGAACTTCCCCTCCAGCCGGTGCTTGTTGAGCGACTCCAGCAGGACGGCCGCATAATGCGGGAACTGGATCTGCACACTGCGCGTCTCCGGCTCCATCACGCCCTGACTGGCCTCGGCCACGCGGCTGCCACGGACAGTGGCTGCAGCCACAGGAAGCggtgaggagcaggaggaggggaagaagagagaagacGCCAATGAGAACAGCACAAGaggcctgctgaatcagaccacacAGAGCGGtcaagcagttcccctggaggactaAACAAACCCTCCCCAATGTGGCCGTCTGGCACTGGTATGCAgcagctgactgcctctgaaggCGGAGGCTCcttttagttaccatggctaaAACCAGCCCCTGATGGACCCCTCCTCCATTAATCCCACCCCCTTTTACGACGATCTACATTTGTTGCCATCCTActtagaacataaaaacataagagaagccatgctggatcaggccaatggcccatccagtccgtgccacgcagtggcccaaaaaaaccccaggtgccatcaggaggtccaccagtggggccaggacaccagaagccctcccacggtttccccccacaagcaccaagaatacagagcatcactgccccagacggagagttccaacaataggctgtggctcattgccactgatggacctctgctccagatgcttatccgatcccttcttgaagctggttgtgcttgcagccgctggcactgaattccaccaTCCTGAGTAAAGacacatttccttttgtctgccttGAACCTGCTGTCCATAAATTCCAAGAGTACTCAGTTCAAATTTGACAAGAGAGAGGAAAAGAACTCCTATACCCTTCCTCCACCTGGAGCCTCATCTTACACACCTCTTATCACCCTCCCTCTTGGCTACCTTTTTTCTAAATGGAGAGGTCACCCTACGAGAAATGTGGCCCATAAGTATTACGGCTGCCCACACAGTTGtgcagctccatcagtggctcttaggcACAAGGTatagtctggggcaagtgatgctctgtattcctggtactTGGGgtagggggggcaacagtgggagggtttccagtgtcctggccactgtgtgttggactgggggggccagtGGTCCGACCCAGCAATatgaacctctgaagctgccttctacttaaccagaccctctttggtccatcaaagtcagtcttgtctactcagactggcagtggctctccagctgaggtttttcatgtccacttgcctggacccttttttagttggcgatgctggggactgaacctgggaccttctgcttactgaaCAGATGCTCTGaagctgagccaccgtccctcccttcttcttctgttacGTTTCTTATGCTTCTGTTATGTTCCTATAAGCTGACACACCTTGTGGGTCTTCATCTAGACTGGTAGGGAAAAGCCGTCAGAAGGTGCCACCTCGGGCCTCCTTTCTCTCCTTGATTTTACAagcagagatgggcatgaactgggaaggCACAGTTCCGTCTGTGGAGTGACTTTTAGCCACCAAATGCAGGTCCTGTGAATCGAGGGGGAGGTGcctttgagtttcctgcatggtgcagggggctggactagaggaccctgcaggtcccctccaactctaggattccaaaTGAGCTGCTTCACCTCAGTTGCAGTAGAACACACAGGCACATGGCATGCTAGAGGCACCACGCTTGCAGGGGCCCTCTGGGCGCCTCTCCGCAACCTGCCCTccagctctggggagggggggatttatGGTGTGGGAGTTACAGCCCCCCCCGAAGGCGCAGGGCCAAGACTCCCCCCCTGCACCCCacaagtgccccctccccccggaaggcccccctgaaGGCACAGGGCCTGGGCTCCCCCCACAGACCCCCCTGCACCCCACAAGTGCcccccggaaggcccccctgcaGGCCTCCCACAGACCCCCCCCTGCACCCCacaagtgccccctcccccctgcaggcctcccacagacccccccccctgtgGACTCCCCCCACAGACCCCacaagtgccccctccccccggaaggcccccctgcaGGCCTCCCACAGACCCCCCTGTGGACTCCCCCCACAGACCCCacaagtgccccctcccccctgcaggcCTCCCACAGACCCCCCTGTGGACTCCCCCCACAGACCCCacaagtgccccctcccccctgcaggcCTCCCACAGACCCCCCTGTGGACTCCCCCCACAGACCCCacaagtgccccctcccccctgcaggcCTCCCACAGACCCCCCTGTGGACTCCCCCCACAGACCCCacaagtgccccctcccccctgcaggcCTCCCACAGACCCCCCTGTGGACTCCCCCCACAGACCCCacaagtgccccctcccccctgcaggcCTCCCACAGACCCCCCTGTGGACTCCCCCCACAGACCCCAcaagtgccccctccctccctcccgggggtTTCCCAGGCTGGGGGGGGCCTCTTGGCGCTCTGCACGTGCTCAGAGGCACCCTGGCCGggcggccctcccctcccctcctcctcacctGCCCTCCTCCTGGGCCCTTCCGGAGGCCGCAGCGCCGCCTCCCCCCGCCTGCCCCCCTGACCGAGCGGGACTTCCTCGCCCAATGGGAGAAGCGGGGCGCCCCCTGGTGGTTGGACGGCCCAACCGCCCCGCCCACCCCCGGAGCCAACCGGCTGGCGCTTCCTGCCACAGCCAGCCAGTGACGGGCCGAGATCCAGAAAGCCCGCCTCCTACGAACCTCCTGACCAACCAACGCCCGTCACGGACCTTGGGGCCCCGCCCTCTACGCCATGGGAGACCAGTGGGGGAGGAGTGTGGAAGAGGAGCCGGCCTAGCAGGACCCGGATGAGAAGCTGCTACCCGATTGGCTGCGCCCTTTCGGGGAGGGGCCCTGTCAGGCAGCGCCGAAAGAGGCTATCCCGCGCTCCCATTGGCCGTCCGCTGGGTGGGCGGGGCGCTGCTTCTCTGGCTGGCcgcaatggtgacgtcaggggcaGCGCGGGACGTTGATTGGCCGACTAGGACGGGGGGGGGAAGAGTCGCTCGTGTGTGCGCGCGCGTGCGGGGCTGCTGCTGAGAGCGCATgcgtggtggtgatggtgatggggGCCTGCGGGACTCCAGGACACAAGGCCGTGGTGCGCCAGCAGCGCATGCGCATGCCTTGACTCTCGGGAGGGCTGGAGGGGCTTCCTCTGATGCCTCCAAAGCTCCTCTCCTCCCGGGGTCTCCCTGCCATGGGGAACCCCTGGAgactgggggggtggagccaggagagggcggggccgctttctccaggggggagctggtctctgccagttgtcaaagcgggagatccccaggccccgcctggaggctggcaaccctaataccctccccccccaaggcgGCCCGGTCCAGTTTCCCTTCCTGGACCAACAAGCTGCAGCTCCCGGGAAGCTTCTAAAGGAGGAGTCCGGGGCAGGCGCCTTTAAGGCCCACCGTGGTTCATTCAGGCGGTGAGGCTCCCTGTGCAGGAGGGGGTGGAAGCAGCCGGCCTACACAGAGCGAGAGGGGCAGGGAATTAGCATGCAAAAGAATGAAAATGCTCGTGATATTAAAGGAAGAACGAGGTCAGGTCTGGCAATGGTCATTCTGTGCCCTGCTTTAGTGGGGGGCGGAGCACAGGCAATAAACAAGTCAGGATTGGAGATTGGTGCCTGGCTCCTGAGGCTTCTTTAGCGTGAAGAGTAATAAATGTAGAGGCTGTGGTTGTGACCAATGGGACATTACAACAGCCtttgctgcccctccccccagctggACACAGACCTGACCTTGTTATTCCTTTAATCTACTTCAAACATTTTTgctcttttgttggtcttaaaggtattgctggactcctgctttattctgCTGCCACAGACCAACGTGGCCCATCTTTCTGCTGCCCGGTGGCTTTGTTGTGATGTGCCCCCCCCCGGCAGCCCCCGGTCCCACGCAggcaacatctggggactttggaggtggagctgggagttctggccttcattcctttcaaatgcctcccctccattggcaATCATGGAGATGGggcatctttgggggctcatagaattggacccattggtccaatccttttgaaacttggtggggagAGGTCcatatgctgtgctgaaaatttggtgcctccacctcaaaaacagtcttcccagatacccatggatcagttctctaTCATATCCTATGGGGGGAccccacagcttggagggagtatTGCTCTCCATGGGGTAAAATGGAGTACCTTGGGGACATTTCCTCCCCTCACcccgccccactttctgataaccctg includes these proteins:
- the ZBTB9 gene encoding zinc finger and BTB domain-containing protein 9, coding for MEPETRSVQIQFPHYAAVLLESLNKHRLEGKFCDISIHVQGRVFQAHKSVLAASSPYFHDKLLLNDTNCIVLPSVIEPDAFENLLQLIYSGRLKLLLEALPSHLLVASGLQMWQVVDQCSGILKELEGGPCRPWPGRASESQSPSSSSYFGAREEAASGGEGPGRRLQDGCPDDEVLKIQVPHDDDEEEEEEEEEDDERQAPMCSGSTDSPVKVILDEGEEGERDGCSKGPGNTGSALHEAPKVFYIKQERFDAEEASTSVLGSGAGSSLPESGFLKALGRPLSMADVPGLCQAEIQETGEVSYILPSGAFSSTATPSFSGKASDSSVPFPESSWKPVDLHGNEIVAHAIHGQVVHAPVKLMSAPDGKRFGCLCGKRFAVKPKRDRHIMLTFSLRPFGCSVCSKKFKLKHHLTEHMKTHDGNLYACEDCGRKFRVQSCFLKHKELCKGQGWATACWTYK